In Rhodobacter sp. 24-YEA-8, the following are encoded in one genomic region:
- a CDS encoding FAD-dependent oxidoreductase: MSQTLPAHAQIVVIGGGIIGCSTAYHLARDHKADVILLEQGKITSGSTWHAAGLVGQLRSSASITKVLKYSVDLYKNLAAETGLETGWKMTGCLRLATNQDRWTEYRRLATTARSFGMEMHLVSPEEVKRMWPLMDVSDLVGASWLPTDGQASPSDITQSLAKGARMHGAKLVENVRVTGFQMDGNRITAVETDQGVIACEKVVNCGGQWARQVGAKAGVNVPLQPVKHQYIVTEKIEGLASDAPTLRDPDRRTYFKEEVGGLVMGGYEPNPQSWRTGLPGGDVPDQWEFQLFDDDFDHFEQHMKEAIARVPKLAETGLKQMINGPESFTPDGNFILGLAPECANMFVGAGFNAFGIASGGGAGWALAEWVMRGEAPLDLWSVDIRRFSGLHRDRVWVEERTLEAYGKHYTIGFPHEEYESGRPRITSPLYTRLKDHGAVFGSKLGWERPNWFAGPGEEPRDIYSMGRQNWFDAVGREHRLVREGVGVFDQSSFAKYEVAGAGAADALELICANHVAKAPGRLTYTQILNSRGGIECDLTVARLADDRFYLVTGTGSRTHDLAWISDHLPSGDVAISDVTEDYGTLSLMGPKAREVLTSVTKADVSNEAFPFGAVRELEIAGHQVRALRVTYVGELGWELHVPLSGTGDVFDALMVAGAPHGIRPTGYRAIESLRLEKGYRAWGSDITANDTPFEAGLGWAVKLKRGTDFIGRKACEAAAGAALTKRLAGFTTDDADVVLLGRETVLRDGEPVGYLTSGGYGYSLQSPIGFGYVRNEAGVSDAFLQSGRYELVVANEIRPAKLHLDPLYDPGSLRVKA; this comes from the coding sequence ATGTCGCAGACCCTGCCCGCACATGCCCAGATCGTGGTGATCGGGGGCGGAATTATCGGCTGCTCGACCGCCTATCACCTGGCGCGCGATCACAAGGCGGATGTGATCCTGCTGGAACAGGGCAAGATCACATCGGGGTCGACCTGGCATGCGGCGGGGCTGGTGGGGCAGTTGCGATCTTCGGCCTCGATCACCAAGGTTCTGAAATACTCGGTTGACCTGTACAAAAATCTCGCCGCCGAGACCGGGCTTGAGACCGGCTGGAAGATGACCGGCTGTCTGCGGCTGGCGACCAACCAGGACCGCTGGACCGAATATCGCCGCCTGGCGACCACCGCGAGAAGCTTCGGAATGGAGATGCATCTTGTCTCGCCCGAAGAGGTCAAACGCATGTGGCCGCTGATGGATGTCTCGGATCTGGTCGGCGCCTCCTGGTTGCCGACGGACGGGCAGGCGAGCCCATCGGATATCACGCAGTCGCTGGCCAAAGGCGCGCGGATGCACGGTGCGAAGCTGGTGGAGAACGTGCGCGTCACCGGGTTTCAGATGGATGGGAACCGTATCACAGCGGTCGAGACCGATCAGGGCGTGATTGCCTGCGAGAAGGTGGTGAATTGCGGCGGGCAATGGGCGCGGCAGGTGGGGGCGAAAGCGGGTGTGAACGTGCCGCTGCAACCGGTGAAGCACCAATATATCGTGACGGAAAAGATCGAGGGCCTCGCGTCTGATGCGCCGACTTTGCGCGACCCCGACCGGCGCACCTATTTCAAGGAAGAGGTGGGTGGCCTCGTGATGGGGGGCTATGAGCCGAACCCGCAGAGCTGGCGCACGGGGCTACCTGGCGGCGATGTGCCCGACCAGTGGGAATTCCAGCTGTTCGATGATGATTTCGACCATTTCGAGCAGCATATGAAAGAGGCCATCGCCCGGGTGCCAAAGCTCGCGGAAACCGGCCTCAAGCAGATGATCAACGGGCCGGAGAGTTTCACACCGGACGGGAATTTCATCCTCGGCCTCGCGCCGGAATGCGCAAATATGTTCGTGGGCGCCGGGTTCAACGCCTTTGGCATCGCCTCGGGCGGCGGCGCGGGCTGGGCGCTGGCGGAATGGGTCATGCGGGGCGAGGCGCCGCTGGATCTCTGGTCGGTTGATATCCGCCGCTTTTCGGGGCTGCATCGTGACCGCGTCTGGGTCGAGGAACGCACGCTTGAGGCTTACGGCAAGCATTACACCATCGGCTTCCCGCATGAGGAATATGAAAGCGGGCGCCCGCGCATCACCTCGCCGCTTTATACGCGGCTGAAAGACCATGGCGCGGTGTTCGGATCGAAACTTGGATGGGAACGGCCAAACTGGTTTGCCGGCCCGGGCGAAGAGCCGCGCGATATCTATTCGATGGGCCGCCAGAACTGGTTTGATGCGGTGGGCCGGGAACACCGGCTCGTCCGCGAAGGGGTAGGCGTTTTCGACCAGTCGTCCTTCGCGAAATATGAGGTGGCGGGGGCAGGGGCGGCCGATGCGCTGGAACTGATCTGTGCGAACCATGTCGCGAAGGCGCCGGGCCGCCTGACCTATACCCAGATCCTGAATTCGCGCGGCGGCATTGAATGTGATCTGACCGTTGCGCGGCTGGCCGATGACCGTTTTTATCTCGTGACCGGAACGGGGTCGCGCACCCATGATCTTGCCTGGATTTCCGACCATCTGCCATCGGGCGATGTGGCGATCAGCGACGTGACCGAGGACTATGGCACGCTGTCCCTGATGGGGCCGAAGGCGCGCGAGGTGCTGACTTCGGTCACAAAGGCGGATGTCTCGAATGAGGCCTTCCCCTTCGGGGCGGTTCGCGAGCTGGAGATCGCCGGCCATCAGGTCCGTGCGCTGCGGGTCACCTATGTCGGCGAACTCGGATGGGAGTTGCATGTACCCCTTTCCGGCACCGGCGATGTGTTTGACGCGCTGATGGTGGCGGGGGCGCCGCATGGCATTCGCCCGACCGGCTACCGCGCGATTGAAAGCCTGCGCCTGGAAAAAGGTTACCGCGCCTGGGGATCCGACATCACTGCGAATGACACCCCGTTCGAGGCGGGCCTTGGCTGGGCGGTCAAGCTGAAACGCGGCACTGACTTTATCGGCCGCAAAGCCTGCGAGGCGGCGGCTGGCGCCGCCCTGACCAAACGGCTTGCCGGGTTCACCACCGATGATGCCGATGTGGTGCTGCTGGGGCGTGAAACGGTCCTCAGGGATGGTGAGCCGGTCGGCTATCTGACCAGCGGCGGTTACGGCTACAGCCTGCAAAGCCCGATCGGCTTTGGCTATGTGCGCAATGAGGCGGGCGTCAGCGACGCTTTCCTGCAATCGGGCCGCTATGAGCTGGTCGTCGCCAATGAGATCCGGCCCGCGAAACTGCATCTCGATCCTCTTTACGATCCGGGCTCGCTGCGGGTGAAAGCATAA
- a CDS encoding FAD-dependent oxidoreductase: MTDAMFPHLFRPLTIRGREIRNRIVSTGHDTCLPEHGLVNEAYIAYQEARAKGGAGLIVTQVAGVHETARYTSHLIMATTDDCIPGYAELARRCHRHGARVVSQLFHPGREIMESANGMLAVAYSASGTPNERFRNMPREMDAAMIAEITQGYADAAQRMYRAGLDGVELVASHGYLPAQFLNPRVNRRQDEYGGSDDNRLKFMADVLEAMRAATGDDFIIGLRISASEKDEAGLTNAETLAAAKGLGARIDYLSVTIGTSATIGGAVHIAPPMNFQAAYTAPEARAFKTALQVPVFITGRINQPQEAELVIARGEADGCGMTRALICDPEMPVKADQGRFDDIRACIGCNQACIHHFHRGLPISCIQHPETGRETVFGSHPVTTHPRKIMVIGGGPAGLKAAAVAAERGHHVTLFEAEPRLGGQALLAQLLPHRAEFGGIVTNLTRECALAGVTIRKNTRVDASLLHEFAPDAVVLATGATPYLPPFETDGEIRVATAWQILRREVKPGARVVVADWRADWIGPGVAEALARDGAGVDLAVNGLYMGEAMPFYVRDATAASLHRLGVRVTPYARLIGTFGDTVFLQHTASELPIEIEGVDMLVLSSGHLPFDGLRSEITALGIEYHGIGDCETPRTAEEAVYEGMLAGRAL, encoded by the coding sequence ATGACCGACGCGATGTTTCCGCACCTGTTCCGCCCATTGACCATCCGTGGGCGCGAGATCCGCAACCGCATCGTCTCAACCGGGCATGACACCTGCCTGCCGGAACATGGGCTCGTGAACGAGGCCTATATCGCCTATCAGGAAGCCCGCGCAAAAGGTGGCGCCGGGCTGATCGTGACCCAGGTGGCGGGCGTGCATGAGACAGCGCGCTATACTTCGCATCTGATCATGGCCACGACAGATGACTGTATCCCGGGCTATGCCGAACTGGCACGGCGCTGCCACAGGCATGGTGCGCGGGTGGTTTCGCAACTGTTCCATCCCGGGCGCGAGATCATGGAAAGCGCGAATGGGATGCTGGCGGTGGCGTATTCCGCATCCGGCACCCCGAATGAGCGGTTCCGCAATATGCCGCGCGAGATGGATGCCGCGATGATCGCCGAAATCACGCAAGGCTATGCCGATGCGGCGCAGCGGATGTACAGGGCCGGCCTTGACGGCGTCGAACTGGTCGCCTCGCATGGCTATCTTCCGGCGCAGTTCCTGAATCCGCGCGTCAACCGGCGTCAGGATGAATATGGCGGGTCAGATGACAACCGTCTGAAATTCATGGCAGATGTGCTGGAGGCCATGCGCGCGGCGACGGGCGATGATTTCATCATCGGGCTCAGGATCTCGGCCAGTGAGAAAGACGAGGCCGGGCTGACCAATGCCGAGACGCTGGCGGCGGCGAAAGGGCTTGGCGCGCGGATCGATTATCTTTCCGTCACCATCGGTACCTCGGCGACCATCGGTGGCGCGGTCCATATCGCGCCGCCGATGAATTTCCAGGCCGCCTATACCGCGCCGGAGGCCCGCGCATTCAAGACGGCACTTCAGGTGCCGGTGTTCATCACCGGCCGCATCAACCAGCCGCAAGAGGCCGAACTGGTGATCGCGCGCGGCGAGGCCGATGGCTGCGGCATGACCCGCGCGCTGATCTGTGACCCCGAAATGCCGGTCAAGGCGGATCAGGGGCGGTTCGACGATATCCGCGCCTGTATCGGCTGCAACCAGGCCTGTATTCATCACTTCCATCGCGGATTGCCGATTTCCTGCATCCAGCATCCCGAAACCGGGCGCGAGACTGTGTTCGGCAGTCATCCTGTAACCACGCATCCCCGCAAGATCATGGTGATCGGCGGCGGCCCGGCCGGGCTGAAAGCGGCGGCGGTGGCGGCAGAGCGCGGCCATCACGTGACGCTTTTCGAGGCGGAACCCCGCCTGGGTGGCCAGGCATTGCTGGCGCAGCTTTTGCCGCATCGCGCGGAATTCGGCGGCATCGTGACCAATCTGACCCGCGAATGCGCGCTTGCGGGCGTTACGATCCGCAAGAATACCCGCGTCGATGCAAGCCTGTTGCACGAATTCGCCCCGGATGCGGTGGTGCTTGCGACCGGGGCCACGCCTTACCTGCCGCCCTTCGAGACGGATGGCGAGATCCGGGTGGCCACCGCCTGGCAGATCCTGCGGCGCGAGGTGAAACCCGGTGCGCGGGTGGTGGTGGCCGACTGGCGCGCCGACTGGATCGGGCCGGGCGTGGCCGAGGCACTGGCGCGCGACGGCGCCGGGGTCGATCTGGCGGTGAACGGGCTTTATATGGGCGAGGCGATGCCCTTCTACGTTCGCGATGCGACGGCGGCCTCGCTGCACCGGCTTGGTGTGCGGGTCACGCCCTATGCGCGACTGATCGGCACCTTTGGCGATACGGTCTTCCTGCAGCATACCGCATCAGAGCTGCCGATTGAAATCGAAGGCGTGGATATGCTGGTCCTGTCGAGCGGACATCTGCCCTTTGACGGGCTCAGGTCTGAGATCACGGCCCTGGGCATCGAATATCATGGCATCGGCGATTGCGAGACACCCCGCACGGCGGAAGAGGCGGTCTATGAGGGGATGCTGGCCGGTCGCGCCCTCTGA
- the eutH gene encoding ethanolamine utilization protein EutH encodes MASIGTYIIWLIMVCAVLGAIAAIRDPEKGLGKEFTEGLHSIGPIFIPVAGIMAAIPYLSHFIEFAAGPLFALVGADPSIAATTVIAGDMGGYQLADKIAQTREAWAIATVVGFMSGATIIFSIPVGLAMLKKADHKYMALGIMSGILSVPVGVLISCTVIALSGLDIRPEVSTASDANFALTLGFGEIFRNLLPLIIFCVAIALGLRFAPDAMITGFLWFGKIMYAGITLVLVASIVEYFTGFFTNVFGHWGFDPIIADEADQFRALEVAGYIGIMLAGAFPMVYLLTKYLAKPMEVLGAKIGVAPEGAAGLLAACANILAMFRLVEKMRPRDKVVAIAFAVCAAFTFGDHLAFTANFQPTLIAPLILGKLLGGVAGFILAVWLSVPKAEALAAAER; translated from the coding sequence ATGGCTTCCATTGGAACCTATATTATCTGGCTGATCATGGTTTGCGCCGTTCTGGGTGCGATTGCCGCGATCCGTGACCCTGAAAAGGGGCTTGGTAAAGAGTTCACCGAGGGTCTGCATTCCATCGGTCCGATTTTCATTCCTGTGGCCGGGATCATGGCCGCGATTCCTTATCTCTCGCATTTTATCGAATTCGCGGCCGGGCCGCTTTTCGCCCTTGTGGGTGCTGACCCCTCGATTGCCGCGACCACGGTGATTGCGGGCGATATGGGGGGCTACCAGCTGGCCGACAAAATCGCCCAGACCCGCGAGGCATGGGCGATTGCGACCGTGGTCGGTTTCATGTCGGGCGCGACGATCATCTTCTCGATCCCGGTCGGCCTCGCCATGCTGAAGAAGGCTGATCATAAATATATGGCGCTGGGCATCATGTCCGGCATTCTCTCGGTGCCGGTCGGGGTGCTGATCTCCTGCACGGTGATCGCACTTTCGGGGCTGGATATCCGCCCGGAGGTCTCGACCGCGTCTGATGCGAATTTCGCCCTGACGCTCGGCTTTGGCGAGATATTCCGCAATCTCCTGCCGCTGATCATCTTCTGCGTGGCAATTGCGCTCGGCCTGCGTTTCGCGCCGGATGCCATGATCACCGGCTTCCTGTGGTTCGGAAAGATTATGTATGCGGGCATCACGCTGGTGCTGGTGGCCTCGATCGTCGAATATTTCACCGGGTTCTTTACCAATGTCTTTGGCCATTGGGGCTTTGATCCGATCATCGCGGATGAGGCGGACCAGTTCCGCGCGCTGGAAGTGGCGGGCTATATCGGCATCATGCTCGCGGGCGCTTTCCCGATGGTCTACCTGCTGACGAAATATCTTGCGAAACCGATGGAGGTGCTGGGCGCGAAGATCGGCGTGGCGCCCGAAGGCGCGGCGGGGCTGCTCGCGGCCTGCGCCAATATCCTTGCCATGTTCCGCCTGGTCGAAAAGATGCGTCCGCGTGACAAGGTGGTGGCGATTGCCTTTGCGGTTTGCGCGGCCTTTACCTTCGGCGATCACCTTGCCTTCACCGCGAATTTCCAGCCGACGCTGATTGCGCCGCTGATCCTGGGCAAGCTCCTCGGCGGTGTGGCGGGCTTTATCCTCGCGGTCTGGCTGTCTGTGCCGAAAGCTGAGGCCCTGGCAGCGGCAGAGCGCTGA
- a CDS encoding PotD/PotF family extracellular solute-binding protein, with protein sequence MTTSKKPGLSRRGFMKASAAGAGAAVGSGILGAPMIWAQTIKDITLNQVGPSYSVIADICEKASADLGFKIVPQTADSTSLMAKVVNQPETIDIADLEFWAMQKVWRSGQLQPVEVAKIAKWGDITPVMKDGKNFDGSAQSMQGTTPVKVMYTGGPGDTAFSASPTEFATTMPTIFNADTVGIRPDLIGRPVESWGELFNPEFKGKTALVNIPQIGIMDAAMAMEALGELTYGDKGNMTKEEIDTTINRLIELKKAGQFRAFWSTFDESVNLMAGGEVVIQSMWSPAVTAVKSRGTACVYQGLKEGYRGWGLGMGLMNHLEGIKLEAAYEYLNWYLSGWQGAFIARQGYYSSVPTTAKEQLTENEWGYWYEGQAAKEDILDPYGAVMDKAGAVRDGGSFEARMGNVACWNTVMDEERYMVQRWNEFVSA encoded by the coding sequence ATGACGACCAGCAAGAAACCGGGCCTCAGCCGCCGGGGCTTTATGAAAGCCTCAGCCGCCGGAGCCGGCGCGGCAGTAGGTTCGGGGATTCTCGGCGCGCCGATGATCTGGGCCCAGACAATCAAAGACATCACGCTCAACCAGGTGGGCCCCTCTTATTCGGTGATCGCCGATATCTGCGAAAAGGCCTCGGCCGATCTCGGGTTCAAAATCGTGCCGCAAACCGCTGACAGCACCTCACTGATGGCCAAGGTGGTGAACCAACCCGAGACCATCGACATTGCCGATCTGGAATTCTGGGCGATGCAGAAGGTCTGGCGCTCGGGCCAGCTGCAGCCGGTCGAAGTGGCGAAGATCGCGAAATGGGGCGACATCACGCCGGTGATGAAGGACGGCAAGAATTTCGACGGATCCGCCCAGTCGATGCAGGGCACCACGCCGGTCAAGGTGATGTATACCGGCGGCCCGGGCGACACCGCCTTTTCTGCCAGCCCGACCGAGTTCGCCACCACGATGCCGACCATCTTCAATGCCGACACGGTCGGCATCCGGCCAGACCTGATCGGGCGCCCGGTGGAAAGCTGGGGCGAGCTGTTCAACCCGGAATTCAAGGGCAAGACCGCGCTGGTGAACATCCCGCAGATCGGCATCATGGACGCCGCCATGGCGATGGAGGCTCTGGGCGAGCTGACCTATGGCGACAAGGGCAACATGACGAAGGAAGAGATCGACACCACGATCAACCGCCTGATCGAGCTGAAGAAAGCCGGTCAGTTCCGGGCCTTCTGGTCGACCTTTGACGAATCCGTCAACCTGATGGCGGGTGGCGAGGTGGTGATCCAGTCGATGTGGTCGCCCGCCGTGACGGCGGTGAAATCGCGCGGCACTGCCTGCGTCTATCAGGGGCTGAAAGAGGGCTATCGCGGCTGGGGCCTCGGCATGGGGCTGATGAACCACCTCGAAGGCATCAAACTTGAAGCCGCCTATGAATATCTGAACTGGTATCTCTCGGGCTGGCAGGGCGCGTTCATCGCGCGGCAGGGCTATTATTCCTCGGTGCCGACCACGGCAAAGGAACAGCTGACCGAGAATGAATGGGGCTATTGGTATGAAGGCCAGGCCGCGAAAGAGGACATCCTCGATCCTTACGGCGCGGTGATGGACAAGGCGGGCGCTGTGCGTGATGGCGGCTCGTTCGAGGCCCGCATGGGCAATGTCGCCTGCTGGAACACTGTGATGGATGAAGAGCGCTACATGGTGCAGCGCTGGAACGAATTCGTCTCGGCCTGA
- a CDS encoding phosphotransferase family protein: MTGETRVPPEKAAIIGALPLWQGEISIAPLLGGISNESWLVRDAQGGHVVRFGKDYPFHHVIREREIMTARAAEAAGFAPAVEFAGPGVMVSRHLSAHTFNAGDVRGNIDGVARLIRDFHREMGRHVSGPGFIFWPFHVIRDYARTLRTGGSRKLADLPRYLALADELEEAQIPLPIIFSHNDLLPANFLDDGNRLWLIDFEYAGFSTAMFDLAGVSSNAGFSATETNTLLRAYFGETPSRELLRAMAAMQCASLLREAMWSMASELYLNAPGTDYPAYTEENLARFEIALDHYRSVYGKKT, from the coding sequence ATGACCGGAGAGACAAGAGTTCCGCCAGAGAAGGCGGCGATCATCGGAGCGCTGCCGCTCTGGCAGGGGGAAATCAGCATCGCGCCGCTTCTGGGCGGCATCAGCAATGAAAGCTGGCTGGTGCGCGATGCGCAGGGCGGCCATGTGGTGCGCTTTGGCAAGGATTATCCGTTCCACCACGTGATCCGCGAGCGCGAGATCATGACCGCCCGCGCCGCCGAAGCCGCCGGTTTCGCTCCGGCGGTAGAATTCGCCGGGCCGGGGGTCATGGTCAGCCGCCACCTGAGCGCGCATACGTTCAACGCGGGTGACGTGCGCGGCAATATCGACGGCGTGGCGCGGCTGATCCGCGATTTCCATCGTGAGATGGGGCGCCATGTCTCAGGGCCGGGATTCATCTTCTGGCCCTTCCATGTGATCCGCGATTATGCCCGTACCTTGCGGACGGGCGGCAGTCGCAAACTGGCCGATCTGCCGCGTTACCTCGCTTTGGCCGATGAGCTGGAGGAAGCGCAGATCCCGCTGCCGATCATTTTCAGCCATAATGACCTGCTTCCGGCGAATTTCCTCGATGATGGCAACCGGCTCTGGCTGATTGATTTCGAATATGCCGGGTTCTCGACCGCGATGTTCGACCTTGCCGGCGTGTCGTCGAATGCGGGCTTTTCGGCGACAGAGACGAACACGCTGCTGCGCGCCTATTTCGGCGAGACGCCGTCGCGCGAGTTGCTGCGCGCTATGGCCGCGATGCAATGCGCCAGCCTTTTGCGTGAGGCGATGTGGAGCATGGCGTCCGAGCTGTATCTGAACGCGCCCGGCACCGATTACCCGGCTTATACCGAAGAAAACCTCGCGCGGTTTGAGATCGCGCTCGACCATTACCGCTCAGTTTACGGAAAGAAAACCTGA
- a CDS encoding PotD/PotF family extracellular solute-binding protein: MTDTVLRVIGTPATLTPELCARAAADLPFGIQFEVLDGLDCQRRGVMAPESFDVYDQWFHSLDLLWTAASIRPIDTTRLARWDEVTIAGTRPGADGRQPGTWPGSLLYAQSDRSLAATPQPGAAPQISMLPTTYNVDSFVWTPEMPALRHAGEPESWAWLLDGRWHGRAALAADPAASVVELALAARAAGLVDIADPGDLTIEEIDALFAVLMPLRRSGHFTRFWATSDDAVRLMTPQGSGGGPVISALWSPAYYAMRAMGRDLHYAAPVEGYRGWHSGLCLSAALSGERLDMAYAWLNWWLDGVPGAIMARQGYYMSVVQPLRDTLTPAEWAFWYAGEPACEDLAGSDGQIVVRRGERREGGSYQGRVARIAVWSTIMPEHNYLIRRWREFLGD; this comes from the coding sequence ATGACGGACACCGTGCTGCGCGTGATCGGAACACCTGCTACCCTGACGCCTGAACTGTGCGCGCGGGCGGCGGCAGATTTGCCGTTCGGCATTCAGTTCGAGGTGCTGGACGGGCTCGATTGTCAGCGCCGCGGCGTGATGGCGCCCGAAAGCTTCGATGTTTATGACCAGTGGTTCCATTCGCTGGATCTTTTATGGACGGCGGCTTCGATCCGCCCGATCGACACGACGCGGCTCGCGCGGTGGGATGAGGTGACCATTGCAGGAACGCGCCCCGGCGCCGATGGGCGCCAACCCGGGACTTGGCCCGGAAGCCTTCTTTATGCGCAATCTGATCGCAGCCTTGCCGCGACGCCGCAGCCGGGAGCTGCGCCGCAAATATCCATGTTGCCAACAACTTACAACGTCGACAGCTTTGTCTGGACACCGGAAATGCCGGCGCTTCGCCACGCGGGAGAACCGGAAAGCTGGGCCTGGCTTCTCGATGGGCGCTGGCATGGGCGCGCAGCCCTCGCCGCCGATCCGGCCGCAAGTGTGGTAGAACTTGCGCTGGCTGCGCGGGCGGCGGGGCTGGTCGACATTGCCGATCCGGGCGATCTGACCATCGAAGAGATCGACGCTCTTTTCGCTGTGCTAATGCCCCTGCGCCGGTCGGGACATTTTACGCGCTTCTGGGCGACATCCGATGATGCGGTGCGGCTGATGACGCCTCAGGGCAGTGGTGGCGGGCCGGTGATTTCGGCTTTGTGGTCGCCGGCCTATTACGCGATGCGGGCCATGGGGCGCGATCTGCATTATGCGGCGCCGGTCGAGGGCTATCGCGGCTGGCATTCCGGACTTTGCCTTTCGGCGGCGCTGTCGGGCGAACGGCTCGACATGGCATATGCATGGCTGAACTGGTGGCTCGACGGTGTTCCCGGGGCGATCATGGCGCGGCAGGGCTATTACATGTCGGTGGTCCAGCCGCTGCGCGACACGCTGACGCCGGCCGAATGGGCCTTCTGGTATGCAGGCGAGCCTGCCTGCGAAGATCTCGCGGGCAGTGACGGGCAGATCGTGGTCCGGCGCGGCGAGCGGCGTGAAGGCGGCAGCTATCAGGGCCGTGTTGCCCGTATCGCCGTCTGGTCGACCATCATGCCTGAACATAATTACCTGATCCGGCGCTGGCGCGAGTTCCTGGGAGACTGA
- a CDS encoding GntR family transcriptional regulator → MSQNITESAQLIDRPAMSMAAAGSRPAFLYVSIRDLLFRKISSGELPPGTVLKEAPVAGQLGVSRAPVRRALALLAEAGLIFEAGGQGFKVGQAEPVQLPLRQLHQILTGEPEEIDRSPSWERIFDEVREEITAAMPFGSWRIQEAALGDHFNVSRTVAREVLWRLMDRRLVDKDSKSHWIVGQMTARDLRETLEMRALMEPAALVQVLPGLDRAWLAGLETQVAALIRVFPQVDPQALDQIDQAMFQEMFAGLRNSRLLASIRRNQISLVVPHLFRHHFPLTDDLAALLDYARILHHLGRDEAEAAQVLMRSHLLRIGRLTLARLRVLSLLPPPRRVAWLIPAHQGGI, encoded by the coding sequence ATGAGCCAGAACATCACCGAATCTGCCCAGCTGATCGACCGCCCGGCGATGTCGATGGCGGCGGCGGGGTCACGTCCGGCCTTTCTCTATGTCTCGATTCGCGACCTTCTGTTCCGCAAAATCAGCAGCGGCGAGCTGCCGCCCGGGACGGTGCTGAAAGAAGCGCCAGTTGCCGGGCAGCTCGGGGTCAGCCGGGCTCCGGTGCGCCGTGCGCTGGCGCTCCTGGCCGAGGCCGGGCTGATCTTTGAGGCCGGCGGTCAGGGGTTTAAGGTTGGCCAGGCGGAGCCGGTGCAGCTGCCGCTGCGCCAGCTCCACCAGATTCTCACCGGCGAGCCGGAGGAAATCGACCGCTCGCCTTCCTGGGAGCGGATTTTCGACGAGGTGCGCGAGGAAATCACCGCCGCCATGCCTTTCGGCTCCTGGCGTATTCAGGAGGCGGCGCTTGGCGACCATTTCAATGTCAGCCGGACCGTCGCGCGCGAGGTGCTCTGGCGGCTGATGGACCGGCGCCTGGTCGACAAGGACAGCAAGTCGCATTGGATCGTCGGCCAGATGACCGCGCGCGACCTGCGCGAAACGTTGGAAATGCGGGCGCTGATGGAGCCGGCGGCGCTGGTCCAGGTGTTGCCGGGCCTTGACCGGGCCTGGCTCGCGGGGCTCGAGACGCAGGTCGCGGCACTGATCCGCGTCTTCCCGCAGGTGGACCCCCAGGCGCTGGATCAGATCGACCAGGCGATGTTTCAGGAGATGTTTGCCGGGCTGCGGAATTCGCGACTGCTGGCCTCGATCCGACGCAATCAGATCTCGCTGGTGGTGCCGCATCTTTTCCGTCACCACTTCCCGCTGACCGATGACCTGGCCGCATTGCTTGATTACGCGCGGATCCTGCATCATCTGGGCCGGGACGAAGCCGAGGCGGCGCAGGTCCTGATGCGCAGCCATTTGTTGCGGATCGGGCGGCTTACCCTTGCGCGGCTCCGCGTGCTGTCGCTCCTGCCGCCGCCGCGCCGGGTGGCCTGGCTGATTCCGGCACATCAGGGGGGAATATGA
- a CDS encoding DeoR/GlpR family DNA-binding transcription regulator: MDHSPRHGQILAMLSDQGTVGINELAARLRVSAETIRRDVKSLAAQGEIVRMHGMVGLASTLREAPFERRMRENRAAKDIIVRRAAATIRDGDSVMLDTGTTTSLLARALLQHHQLVVVTNSSDIARTLATVNGNQVYMAGGRLRSDSGASFGVSAIDFVSRFSVDHAVISAGAMDALTGVMDYDLEEAEFALAMLRCGRRRVVVTDATKFGVQGLVQVCGFDAIDEVICDLPPPPDLEAALQAEGVLIRASD, translated from the coding sequence ATGGATCACTCTCCGCGTCACGGCCAGATCCTCGCGATGCTGTCGGACCAGGGAACGGTTGGAATCAACGAACTTGCAGCGCGGCTGCGTGTCTCGGCCGAGACCATTCGTCGCGACGTGAAGAGCCTGGCCGCGCAGGGCGAAATCGTGCGGATGCATGGGATGGTCGGGCTGGCCTCGACGCTGCGCGAGGCCCCCTTCGAGCGCCGGATGCGCGAAAACCGCGCGGCGAAAGACATCATCGTGCGCCGTGCCGCCGCCACGATCCGCGACGGGGATTCGGTGATGCTTGATACCGGCACGACGACGAGCCTGCTGGCACGCGCGCTTTTGCAGCATCATCAGCTGGTGGTGGTGACGAATTCTTCAGACATTGCCCGCACACTGGCCACGGTGAATGGCAACCAGGTCTATATGGCGGGCGGCAGGCTGCGGAGCGACAGTGGTGCGTCCTTCGGGGTCTCGGCGATAGATTTTGTCAGCCGGTTCAGCGTTGATCATGCGGTGATTTCGGCCGGGGCGATGGATGCCCTGACCGGGGTGATGGATTACGATCTGGAGGAGGCGGAATTCGCCCTCGCCATGCTGCGCTGCGGCCGCAGACGGGTGGTGGTGACGGATGCGACGAAATTCGGAGTGCAGGGCCTGGTCCAGGTCTGCGGCTTTGACGCGATTGACGAGGTGATCTGCGACCTGCCACCGCCCCCGGACCTCGAGGCCGCGCTGCAGGCCGAAGGCGTGCTGATCCGCGCCAGCGACTGA